Proteins encoded within one genomic window of Panicum virgatum strain AP13 chromosome 1N, P.virgatum_v5, whole genome shotgun sequence:
- the LOC120654235 gene encoding serine/threonine-protein phosphatase 7 long form homolog, which yields MGTIWIWRQRSWAHARVKRAYPEFVSELDMLTPEDVVWEPYSPEAVATRAPAGLSSHCSANASLWLTSAVLVYDIAVEAYCPWRVRRQFGQRQEFPVPTALERVSRQDHR from the exons atgggaactatctggatctggcgtcag aggtcttGGGCACATGCGCGGGTTAAACGCGCATATCccgagtttgtttcggagctcgacatgctgacgcccgaggacgttgtctgggagccttacagcccagaggctgtggctacccgtgcaccagcaggcctgtcttcacactgctccgcgaatgcgagcctgtggcttacttccgccgtcctggtttatgacatcgcggttgaggcatattgcccctggagagtcaggagacagtttgggcagcgccaggagtttccggtgcccaccgcgttggagcgtgtcagtcgccaggaccacaggtaa